The Plasmodium coatneyi strain Hackeri chromosome 11, complete sequence DNA segment AAATGCACTTCATTCCAAGCAATGTAATAAAGGGGGTAGCTCATAACAGGAAAATCTCGCAACATTCATCACATGCAGAAAACATATTGAGtgagaaaaatggacaagcagaagaggaaaacaaaaaaggggaacctGGGGGAGACATCTGTTTCATCGCAGGAGTAGGTGACACCAATGGATACGGGTGGGGAATCGCAAAAGAACtgagcaaaaaaaacgtaaaaattattctaGGTGTATGGCCACCAGTGTATAACATTTTCATGAAAAATCTCCAGAATGGAAAATTTGACAATGATATGATAATTGGAGAAGGTAGAAAAATGGATCTTCTAGACATCCTTCCCTTCGACGCCGCCTTTGATTCGTTTAACGACATAGACGAGGAaacgagaaaaaacaaaaggtaTGCCAATTTAGAAAGTTATTCCATCGAAGAGGTTGCAAACTTGGTTTATAAAAAGTATGGGAAGATTAACATGTTAGTTCATTCATTGGCTAATGGGAGAGAAGTGGAGAGGAGTTTACTAGACACAAGTCGAGGTGGTTATCTGGATGCACTGAGCAAAAGCTCATATTCTCTCATAGCTTTATGCAAGTATTTCTGCCCAATCATGCACCCCCAATCGAGTGTAATTTCCTTAACATACTATGCGAGTCAGAAGGTTGTGCCTGGGTATGGAGGGGGCATGTCAAGTGCAAAGGCAGCGTTAGAATCCGACACGAGAACTTTAGCCTACCATTTAGGGAGAAAGCACAAAATTAGAATTAACACCATTAGTGCGGGGCCTCTTAAATCAAGGGCTGCAACTGCCATCAAGAAGGCCAGTCCTCAATCGGGAGAAaacgaaacggaaaaaaaaaactttgcATTTATAGATTACGCTATTGAGTACTCAGAAAAGTATGCGCCTCTTCAGCAAAAGTTGTATTCCACGGACGTCGGGGCTGTTGCCGCCTTTTTACTGTCCAAGGAGAGTAGAGCGGTCACTGGTCAGACCATTTACGTGGACAACGGGCTCAACATCATGTTCGGCCCCGATGATTTGTTTCAGGGCAGGGGGGAATAGCGGGCAAGTTGGGCTCGTAGGACACGCACACCACTTGTCGCGTCCGCTGGGCAAACTAGTTtttcaaggaaaaaaaaaaaaaaaatacttttacacgaaaaaaatttttttaaaaaaaactttaattaaaagggggggggggggggaaaatgatTATATATTCACTGCTCCCTGGGGTGAATTCCCTCAGGTGGTGCGTCCCCTCTTCCGCAGACACAGCTACACGAGGTGGAAGGGATAACCCGAAGCTCCTCGTTCATATGTGTTGGTAAAGGGGAAGCGACGCCCCATGGATTTAAGACTtatattttacaattttttgcagctcctttttgtatttcAAATAATTCGGGTCTTCCTcggttttaaaaaaggggtaaatatttttaaaaatagcaTCGGCATTTATAACAATTTCGTCTTCCTCGTCATCCTCCGTGtggtcttcttcttcttcctcctctgatTCGGGTTTTCCTCCGGAGTATGGCGCAGATTTGCCCTGCATGTGTCCCGCTCCGGTgtgttcctccccctttttccgcAACAAATTGGTGAACCATACCTTCTCAGTTTCTTCTAAGTCGAGGTCGGAGTGGAGATCAACGTCCGAGTCGACACTCACGTCCGCGTGGTGACtggatttttcttctcccccctgGGCGTAGTCACCTCTGACCAGGCCATCCTTTTTTGTCAGTGAATCATCCTTCCCCTTGGCGTAGAATTCGCCTCCATCTGCATCATCCTGGGGGATGTAACGGGGGACTTTAAAAATGGTCGCGGTGTTTTCCTCGCGCTTGTTCTTGtcgttcttcttctttttctccatgccgctcatttaaaaaaaaaaaaaaaaaacaggcaCAGACTCACCAACGCGCGTTTTTACAACGCCTCGTTGATTGTTGCGTTACTGTTTTGCTTCTCACTGTTTGGCTGTTCTAATATCTCCTATATGATATTTCCATTCTGACATATCCCGTCTGATATATCCTATCTTCTATTTTGCCGCTTCCCTGCTGACCCTTCGGAACAGCCAAAACGCGATAGCtcactggaaaaaaaaaaaaaaaaaaaaaaaaaaaaatacggcGCGCGATGGCTAAcgctttatttttacccAAGTGAAGGAACGGAAAAAgttgcaattttttgtgaaaaaatttatccaaCATAAGAGGATATGCATTTAGGGTGATCATTTAAACGGGTGGCGTGCTGCCATCATAACATTGTGTTGCTCGCAAAAGTGGAggctagttttttttttttttttttaagcacgGCGATGTTGGGGGCCCTGCTTGGGAGACTTGGCGGACGGAGGGGAGCACGCAAAACGAAACAAAATTGGGACAAAACTCTGGGGGAGTTACAACGGCATGGCAAAACCAAGCAGTAGCCATGTGGTCACCCCAACCAGCGCAAATAATTTCTACGTTTCCAAGTTACAATTTCTTGGGATCCCCAAAGGAACTCAACCTTTTGCTTGGCCCCAATTGGTGAGCATATAATAGCACATAAATAAGGATATACCCCCTCCTAGGGGGAGCTTTACCGAACGGAGGATCCAATTAACGGGGCCCACACCATGAACATGATTAATGCAAAGTGCTTTCCCCAGCGCGTGGTCAACCTATGTAACGACGCATTCACCCACCCGCCCACGGGAGATGCAACAAAATCAGGAGTCACTTGTTATGGACTTGAACAAATGACTTAAGTTGTTCTGGATGTTATCACACAGACTGCCTTGTCGTCTAACTCTTTTGGAAGGAACGTGACGCTTAAAGCGACCcttgcttccccctttggaaaAAGGATTGTGGTtggtttttctttcccatatATTAGATCTATCGCGCTTGTAAATGTAGAGAGCTAATTTGTTCTCCTCTGTGTGTAGATCTAAGTAGGATCCATGCTGCTGCTCATTTAGGGATCCATTTGGAAGGATATTTTGCATGCACTGGTTGCAGCTGTTTCTGCGCGTATGCCTTTCATACGAGTCGATGtcacttttatttatttcgatTATCTTGTAGAGATTGTTGAGTTTGTTTTTCCATAAAAGGGTTTTCTTTCGTTCCATTTGGGAGATTCCATTTGGGGGAACTTCCTGGCCGAACAGGTGAGGCGCCTTTGTAGCTGAGGTTGGTTTTTCCTGGGTATTCCTCTTCACGTGACGGCACTCCATTCTGGGTGTATACTTTTGGGACACAGTTGGGGTGAACATTTCCCCCTGTGCATCCTGTGCACCTTTCGATTTGCTCGATCTACGTTCGCTCCGCGTGCACGATGCAGTCATCTCCGTCCTGCTCTTCCGCTTGcgtttcttccccttggtgGACCTATTCTTGTTTATGGCAATCTGGTGTAAAATGAGCGGAATGGATCCTATGAGGGGACCCAAAATGAGACCCTTCGATCCAAAGGTGCTAATGGACAGGAAAAGCGACAGAGAGACCAACCATGCATGCGTGTGGGGAATCTCCGTATATATACTCGTGGTGAAGTAAaggtaaacaaaaaaattaattgcAAAAAGTAGTGAGGACAcgatcttcctcttctggatAATCCAAAGGTGGACAACAATCACAAGAAT contains these protein-coding regions:
- a CDS encoding Enoyl-acyl carrier reductase, whose amino-acid sequence is MHTRKLVHLAALLLCTAAVSAILRNEAKGRAPPKWAIERRGNAKEMHFIPSNVIKGVAHNRKISQHSSHAENILSEKNGQAEEENKKGEPGGDICFIAGVGDTNGYGWGIAKELSKKNVKIILGVWPPVYNIFMKNLQNGKFDNDMIIGEGRKMDLLDILPFDAAFDSFNDIDEETRKNKRYANLESYSIEEVANLVYKKYGKINMLVHSLANGREVERSLLDTSRGGYLDALSKSSYSLIALCKYFCPIMHPQSSVISLTYYASQKVVPGYGGGMSSAKAALESDTRTLAYHLGRKHKIRINTISAGPLKSRAATAIKKASPQSGENETEKKNFAFIDYAIEYSEKYAPLQQKLYSTDVGAVAAFLLSKESRAVTGQTIYVDNGLNIMFGPDDLFQGRGE